In one Sulfitobacter sp. LCG007 genomic region, the following are encoded:
- a CDS encoding GNAT family N-acetyltransferase yields MTLDIRPLQGPDLVAALDDIARLRIAVFRDWPYLYDGDLAYERGYLGRYAEDDRAIVLGAFDGTRLVGASTGLPLDGHDADFAAAFRGSGMDLSGVFYCAESVLLPAYRGQGAGHVFFDQREAHARALGFERACFCAVMRGDDHPARPEGYRPLDTFWRARGYEPLPGVIARFHWKDIGETEETAKPLQFWIRAL; encoded by the coding sequence GTGACGCTCGACATCCGTCCGCTCCAGGGGCCTGATCTGGTCGCCGCGCTGGACGACATCGCGCGCCTGCGCATCGCGGTCTTTCGCGACTGGCCCTATCTCTACGACGGGGACCTCGCCTATGAACGTGGCTATCTCGGCCGTTACGCCGAAGACGACCGGGCCATCGTCCTGGGAGCCTTCGACGGAACCCGGCTTGTCGGGGCCAGTACGGGTCTGCCGCTCGACGGTCACGACGCCGACTTCGCCGCCGCCTTCCGCGGTTCGGGGATGGACCTGTCGGGCGTGTTCTATTGCGCGGAAAGCGTCCTGCTGCCGGCGTATCGCGGGCAGGGGGCCGGTCACGTCTTCTTCGATCAGCGCGAGGCCCATGCACGCGCGCTTGGCTTCGAACGCGCCTGCTTTTGCGCCGTCATGCGGGGTGACGACCATCCGGCGCGCCCCGAGGGCTATCGTCCGCTGGACACCTTCTGGCGCGCGCGGGGCTACGAGCCTCTGCCCGGCGTGATTGCCCGGTTTCACTGGAAGGACATCGGCGAGACGGAGGAAACCGCCAAGCCCCTGCAATTCTGGATCCGCGCGCTCTGA
- a CDS encoding DUF4112 domain-containing protein: MPTDASYTPIPDRAADLRRAERIARVLDTRWGIPGTPIRFGVDSLVGLVPGAGDTLMLLPSLWMIHTAWRHGAPRSTLVKMAGNAGIDWVVGSIPLLGDVFDLFFKSHRRNAALLREALA, translated from the coding sequence ATGCCCACCGACGCCAGCTACACGCCCATCCCCGACCGTGCCGCCGATCTGCGCCGGGCGGAGCGGATCGCTCGGGTGCTCGACACGCGCTGGGGGATCCCCGGCACGCCGATCCGCTTCGGTGTCGACAGTCTTGTGGGCCTTGTCCCCGGGGCGGGTGACACGCTGATGCTGCTGCCCTCGCTCTGGATGATCCACACCGCCTGGCGCCACGGGGCCCCGCGCTCGACATTGGTGAAGATGGCGGGCAATGCGGGCATCGACTGGGTCGTGGGCTCGATCCCCCTGCTGGGCGACGTCTTCGACCTTTTCTTCAAGTCCCATCGCCGCAACGCCGCACTGCTGCGCGAAGCGCTGGCCTAG
- a CDS encoding glycosyltransferase family protein: MQAPRIVLYSHDTFGLGHLRRSRAIASALTAAHPSASAIILTGSPMAGRFTFPERVDHVRLPGVTKLPDGSYVSQTLGLDIDEITALRAGLIQTAVERFEPDMLIVDKEPSGFRGELLPTLEGVARHGRTRCVLGLRDVLDEPKVLRREWERKGAVEAMERFYDEIWVYGMQSVYDPTEGLDLSRGLRDRMRWTGYLRREITDDAETPDTPYVLITPGGGGDGEFMVDLVLTAYERDADLAPDAVLIYGPFLSGDVRAAFEARVAKLGGRVRAVGFDSRIESLIAGAEGVVCMGGYNTFCEVLSFDKRAVIVPRTVPRLEQWIRASRAEELGLVRMLDERRDGLTPEAMIRAIRALPSQPKPSEAGTEGMLDGLSVVVARSRALMAAE, from the coding sequence GTGCAAGCGCCGCGCATCGTGCTTTACAGCCACGACACATTCGGCCTCGGGCATCTGCGCCGGTCCCGTGCCATCGCATCGGCGCTGACCGCCGCGCATCCGAGCGCCTCGGCGATCATCCTGACGGGCTCGCCCATGGCCGGACGCTTCACCTTTCCCGAACGGGTGGACCATGTGCGCCTGCCCGGCGTCACCAAGCTGCCGGACGGAAGCTATGTCAGCCAGACGCTGGGTCTCGACATCGACGAGATCACCGCGCTCAGGGCGGGTCTCATCCAGACCGCCGTCGAAAGGTTCGAACCCGACATGCTGATCGTCGACAAGGAACCCTCCGGGTTCAGGGGTGAGCTGCTGCCGACCCTCGAGGGAGTGGCGAGGCATGGCCGGACCCGGTGCGTGCTCGGGCTGCGCGACGTTCTGGACGAGCCGAAGGTGCTGCGCCGCGAATGGGAGCGCAAGGGCGCCGTCGAGGCGATGGAGCGCTTCTACGACGAGATCTGGGTCTACGGCATGCAGTCGGTCTACGATCCGACCGAGGGTCTTGACCTGTCGCGGGGGCTGCGCGACCGCATGCGCTGGACCGGCTACCTGCGCCGCGAGATTACAGACGACGCCGAGACTCCGGACACGCCGTATGTGCTCATCACCCCTGGCGGCGGAGGAGACGGGGAATTCATGGTCGACCTCGTTCTGACGGCTTATGAACGCGACGCCGATCTCGCGCCCGACGCGGTCCTGATCTACGGCCCGTTCCTGTCGGGCGACGTGCGCGCGGCTTTCGAGGCGCGCGTCGCGAAGCTTGGCGGCCGAGTGAGAGCCGTCGGCTTCGACAGCAGGATCGAAAGCCTGATCGCCGGGGCCGAGGGCGTCGTCTGCATGGGCGGATACAACACGTTCTGCGAGGTCCTTTCCTTCGACAAGCGGGCGGTCATCGTGCCCCGCACGGTCCCACGCCTCGAACAGTGGATCCGTGCCTCGCGGGCCGAGGAACTGGGGCTGGTCCGGATGCTGGACGAGCGGCGCGACGGCCTGACGCCCGAAGCGATGATCCGCGCCATTCGCGCGCTGCCCAGCCAGCCGAAACCTTCCGAGGCGGGCACGGAGGGCATGCTCGACGGACTGTCGGTCGTGGTCGCGCGGTCAAGGGCCCTGATGGCCGCAGAATGA
- a CDS encoding TraR/DksA family transcriptional regulator, which produces MDTQAQKRRLLERRDELNARLENVEKELDQPATTDWEDRSSERQGDEVLEALGQVEMNELRRIDAALDRIENGSYGSCQKCGNDISEARLELLPDTPLCKDCAV; this is translated from the coding sequence ATGGATACCCAAGCACAGAAACGCCGTCTTCTGGAACGGCGCGATGAGTTGAATGCCCGGCTCGAAAACGTCGAGAAGGAACTCGACCAGCCGGCGACCACGGACTGGGAAGACCGGTCGAGCGAACGTCAGGGAGACGAGGTGCTCGAGGCGCTGGGGCAGGTGGAGATGAACGAGCTTCGTCGCATCGACGCGGCGCTCGATCGTATCGAGAACGGCTCGTACGGCAGCTGTCAGAAATGCGGGAACGACATATCGGAGGCGCGGCTGGAGCTTCTGCCGGATACACCTCTGTGCAAGGACTGCGCTGTCTGA
- the lepA gene encoding translation elongation factor 4, protein MTALSHIRNFSIVAHIDHGKSTLADRLIQSTNTVSEREMKEQMLDSMDIERERGITIKAQTVRINYTADNGEEYVLNLIDTPGHVDFAYEVSRSMRAVEGSLLVVDATQGVEAQTLANVYTAIDADHEIVPVLNKIDLPAAEPDRVKEQIEDVIGIDAKDACLISAKTGLGIHDVLEAIVHRLPSPKGDETAPLKAMLVDSWYDAYLGVVVLVRIMDGKLKKGDRVRMMQNGSVHQVDRIGVFRPAMTEIDVLGPGDIGFLTASIKQVRDTRVGDTITHEKKGTDKALPGFKPAQPVVFCGLFPVDSAEFEDLRDAIEKLALNDASFSSEMETSAALGFGFRCGFLGLLHLEVIRDRIEREYDIDLITTAPSVIYHVYMRDGTMRELHNPADMPDLTVVDHIEEPRIKATILVPDDYLGDVLKLCQDRRGIQLDLTYAGSRAMVVYDLPLNEVVFDFYDRLKSVTKGYASFDYQLTGYRQDHLVKMQVLVNDEPVDALSTMVHRDRAEARGRAMVEKLKDLIPRHMFKIPIQAAIGGKVIARETLSALRKDVTAKCYGGDATRKRKLLDKQKAGKKKMRQFGKVDIPQEAFINALKMDG, encoded by the coding sequence ATGACAGCGCTCTCCCATATCCGCAATTTCTCCATCGTCGCTCATATCGACCACGGGAAATCCACGCTCGCAGACCGGCTGATCCAGTCGACCAACACCGTGAGCGAAAGGGAGATGAAGGAGCAGATGCTCGACTCGATGGACATCGAGCGCGAGCGGGGCATCACCATCAAGGCCCAGACCGTCCGCATCAACTACACCGCCGACAATGGCGAGGAATATGTCCTCAACCTGATCGACACCCCCGGCCATGTGGACTTTGCCTACGAGGTCTCCCGCTCGATGCGCGCGGTCGAGGGCTCTCTGCTGGTCGTCGATGCGACGCAGGGCGTCGAGGCCCAGACGCTCGCCAATGTCTACACGGCCATCGACGCGGATCACGAGATCGTCCCCGTGCTCAACAAGATCGACCTTCCCGCCGCCGAACCGGATCGCGTGAAGGAGCAGATCGAGGACGTCATCGGGATCGACGCCAAGGACGCCTGCCTGATCTCCGCCAAGACCGGTCTCGGGATCCACGACGTGCTCGAGGCCATCGTCCACCGCCTGCCCTCGCCCAAGGGCGATGAGACCGCGCCCCTGAAGGCCATGCTGGTGGATTCCTGGTATGATGCCTATCTCGGGGTCGTCGTGCTGGTGCGGATCATGGACGGCAAGCTGAAGAAGGGCGACCGCGTCCGCATGATGCAGAACGGCTCGGTCCACCAGGTGGACCGCATCGGTGTCTTCCGCCCCGCCATGACCGAGATCGACGTGCTTGGCCCCGGCGACATCGGCTTTCTGACCGCTTCGATCAAGCAGGTCCGCGACACCCGCGTGGGCGACACGATCACCCACGAGAAGAAAGGCACCGACAAGGCGCTGCCGGGCTTCAAGCCCGCCCAGCCGGTCGTCTTCTGCGGCCTCTTCCCCGTCGATTCAGCCGAATTCGAGGACCTGCGCGACGCCATCGAGAAGCTTGCCCTCAACGACGCCTCCTTCTCGTCCGAGATGGAGACTTCGGCCGCGCTCGGGTTCGGCTTCCGCTGCGGGTTCCTCGGCCTCCTGCACCTCGAGGTGATCCGAGACCGGATCGAGCGCGAGTACGACATCGACCTGATCACGACGGCACCTTCCGTGATCTACCACGTCTACATGCGCGACGGCACCATGCGCGAGCTGCACAACCCGGCCGACATGCCCGACCTCACCGTCGTCGACCATATCGAGGAGCCCCGGATCAAGGCGACGATCCTGGTGCCCGACGACTACCTCGGGGACGTGCTGAAACTCTGCCAGGATCGCCGGGGCATCCAGCTCGACCTCACCTATGCCGGCTCGCGCGCGATGGTGGTCTACGACCTGCCGCTCAACGAGGTCGTCTTCGACTTCTACGACCGTCTGAAATCCGTGACCAAGGGCTATGCCTCCTTCGACTACCAGCTGACGGGCTACCGCCAGGACCATCTCGTGAAGATGCAGGTGCTGGTCAATGACGAGCCCGTCGACGCGCTGTCCACCATGGTCCACCGCGACCGGGCCGAGGCGCGGGGCAGGGCGATGGTCGAAAAGCTCAAGGACCTGATCCCCCGCCACATGTTCAAGATCCCGATCCAGGCCGCCATCGGCGGCAAGGTCATCGCGCGCGAGACCCTGTCCGCGCTGCGCAAGGACGTGACGGCAAAGTGCTACGGCGGAGACGCCACCCGCAAGCGCAAGCTGCTGGACAAGCAGAAGGCCGGGAAAAAGAAGATGCGCCAGTTCGGGAAGGTGGATATCCCGCAGGAGGCGTTTATCAACGCGCTGAAGATGGATGGCTGA
- a CDS encoding histidine phosphatase family protein, whose amino-acid sequence MIRLALLRHGHTDWNRAGRIQGRSDIPLDAQAEAHLAALALPAPWDDATLWSSPLRRARRTAELVAGRIPGTDPALIEMDWGRWEGRHGRDLRADPASGYRDIEHWGWEFRPPGGESLADLRDRVLAWAARLEETALAVCHIGVMRVLIAHALDWNFRGEPPFRIKRDRLFVLEKGAGRWTFDPRQVPLVARDR is encoded by the coding sequence ATGATCCGTCTGGCCCTTTTGCGACATGGACATACGGACTGGAACCGCGCAGGGCGCATACAGGGGCGCAGCGACATCCCGCTTGACGCGCAAGCCGAGGCGCATCTCGCGGCCCTTGCGCTTCCGGCGCCATGGGACGACGCCACGCTCTGGTCGAGCCCCCTGCGGCGCGCGAGACGTACCGCCGAACTGGTCGCCGGCCGGATCCCCGGCACCGATCCCGCGCTGATCGAGATGGACTGGGGCCGCTGGGAAGGCCGGCACGGCAGGGACCTGCGCGCCGATCCCGCGTCCGGGTATCGCGATATCGAGCACTGGGGCTGGGAATTCCGGCCACCCGGCGGCGAGAGCCTTGCCGACCTGCGCGACCGGGTCCTGGCATGGGCGGCGCGCCTCGAGGAAACCGCGCTGGCGGTCTGCCACATCGGCGTGATGCGCGTGCTGATCGCCCATGCGCTCGACTGGAATTTCCGGGGAGAACCTCCATTCCGCATCAAGCGCGACAGGCTCTTCGTGCTGGAGAAAGGCGCCGGTCGCTGGACCTTCGATCCCCGGCAGGTTCCGCTGGTGGCGCGCGACCGATGA
- a CDS encoding class I SAM-dependent methyltransferase, with the protein MSRLESFRRRLTAQIEGLNWAADAIAGIEGDVLELGLGNGRTYDHLREHLPDRRIWVIDRQMQAHPDCIPPKRDFLQGEADDILADLARGPHRMALAHYDFGHGEPEVDRAEGARLAPLIAAVMVPGGLIVSQQPMGGLPRIAGPGKTETERYFFYRI; encoded by the coding sequence ATGAGCCGCCTCGAATCCTTCCGCCGCAGGCTGACTGCCCAGATCGAAGGGCTGAACTGGGCAGCCGATGCCATTGCCGGGATCGAGGGCGACGTGCTCGAGCTCGGTCTCGGAAACGGACGCACCTACGACCACCTGCGCGAGCACCTGCCGGACCGCCGCATCTGGGTCATCGACCGCCAGATGCAGGCCCATCCCGACTGCATCCCCCCGAAACGGGACTTCCTGCAGGGCGAGGCCGACGACATCCTCGCAGACCTTGCCCGCGGGCCGCACCGCATGGCCCTGGCCCATTACGATTTCGGACACGGAGAGCCCGAAGTCGACCGCGCGGAGGGCGCGCGGCTGGCCCCTCTCATCGCTGCCGTCATGGTGCCCGGCGGGCTCATCGTCTCGCAGCAGCCGATGGGGGGCTTGCCCCGCATCGCCGGCCCCGGCAAGACCGAGACGGAACGCTACTTCTTCTACCGAATCTGA
- a CDS encoding ketosteroid isomerase-related protein gives MTHIVKRYFDAFNEKDTPAMLDCLAEDVEHHVNEGGIRKGKGAFAEFCAHMSRCYDETLTDMVIFDAPDGSRAAAEYVVNGTYLQTDAGLPEAKGQTYRLPAGSFFDVKDGLITRVTTRYNLADWIAQVSA, from the coding sequence ATGACCCATATCGTCAAACGCTATTTCGACGCCTTCAACGAAAAGGACACCCCCGCCATGCTGGACTGCCTCGCCGAGGATGTCGAGCATCACGTCAACGAGGGCGGAATCCGCAAGGGCAAGGGTGCCTTCGCCGAATTCTGTGCCCATATGAGCCGCTGCTATGACGAGACGCTGACGGATATGGTGATCTTCGATGCCCCGGACGGAAGCCGGGCCGCGGCGGAATATGTCGTGAACGGCACCTATCTTCAGACCGACGCGGGGCTGCCCGAGGCGAAGGGCCAGACCTACCGGCTGCCCGCCGGCTCCTTCTTCGATGTCAAGGACGGGCTGATCACGCGCGTGACCACGCGCTACAACCTCGCCGACTGGATCGCCCAGGTCTCGGCGTGA
- a CDS encoding glycosyltransferase family protein: MSRAGILIAVTHLLGTGHLARAATLARAFAEAGHETTLVSGGMPVPRIVTGGVRLVQLPPLRSDGVDFSTLLGPDDEPASAACRAEREAILGQTLAEARPGVLITELFPFGRRNLRQEFATLLDAAQSMTARPLVLSSIRDILAPPSRPGRADWTEGLLARHYDGVLVHSDPAVTPLDLSWPVSPELAAKLHYTGFVAPPPAPPHPEATGAGEILVSAGGGNVGAEVFAAAIAAAGLCPDRTWRILVGGSDATDRIASLAATAPANVILEPARPDFREMLHHAAASVSLCGYNTALDLLQAGTPAILVPFDAGNEVEQGLRAKALARLAGIEVIAAASLDGPALAKAVARVAGLPRRVPVTQGFDGAARTVSLVRKMLEAR, translated from the coding sequence ATGAGCCGTGCGGGCATCCTGATTGCGGTCACGCACCTGCTCGGCACCGGCCACCTCGCCCGCGCCGCCACACTCGCCCGTGCCTTTGCCGAGGCGGGGCACGAGACGACCCTGGTTTCCGGCGGCATGCCCGTCCCGCGCATCGTCACGGGCGGTGTGAGGCTGGTGCAGCTTCCGCCCCTGCGCTCGGACGGGGTCGATTTTTCCACGCTGCTCGGGCCCGACGATGAACCGGCCAGTGCGGCCTGCCGGGCCGAGCGCGAGGCTATCCTCGGGCAGACGCTCGCAGAGGCCAGGCCAGGGGTGCTCATCACCGAACTCTTCCCCTTCGGAAGACGAAACCTGAGGCAGGAGTTCGCCACCCTGCTCGATGCCGCGCAATCCATGACAGCACGGCCGCTGGTTCTGTCCTCCATTCGCGACATTCTCGCCCCGCCCTCGCGGCCGGGGCGTGCCGACTGGACCGAAGGTCTGCTCGCCCGGCATTACGACGGGGTGCTGGTGCATTCCGACCCGGCGGTCACTCCGCTGGATCTCAGTTGGCCGGTCTCTCCTGAGCTCGCCGCGAAACTGCACTACACGGGCTTCGTTGCGCCGCCACCGGCACCGCCACACCCGGAGGCGACTGGTGCCGGCGAAATCCTCGTGAGCGCGGGCGGCGGCAATGTGGGCGCCGAGGTCTTCGCAGCCGCCATCGCCGCCGCCGGGCTGTGCCCGGATCGCACATGGCGGATCCTTGTCGGGGGCAGCGACGCGACGGACCGCATCGCTTCGCTGGCGGCCACGGCCCCCGCAAACGTCATTCTCGAACCCGCAAGACCGGACTTTCGCGAAATGCTGCATCATGCGGCGGCATCGGTATCGCTTTGCGGCTACAACACCGCGCTTGATCTCCTGCAGGCGGGAACGCCGGCGATCCTCGTGCCCTTCGACGCCGGCAATGAGGTCGAACAGGGCCTGCGCGCGAAGGCCCTTGCCCGCCTGGCAGGGATCGAGGTCATCGCCGCCGCGTCCCTCGACGGCCCGGCGCTTGCGAAGGCCGTCGCGCGCGTCGCCGGCCTGCCCCGCCGCGTCCCGGTCACGCAAGGCTTTGACGGCGCCGCCCGTACCGTGAGCCTTGTCCGCAAGATGCTGGAGGCACGCTGA
- a CDS encoding entericidin A/B family lipoprotein: MTRIAILVATLFALTACETVKGAGRDVENAGEALQTESAEAQAQM, translated from the coding sequence ATGACCAGAATTGCCATCCTTGTCGCCACGCTTTTCGCCCTGACGGCATGTGAGACCGTGAAAGGTGCGGGCCGCGACGTCGAGAACGCCGGCGAGGCCCTGCAGACCGAGTCCGCCGAAGCCCAGGCACAGATGTAA
- a CDS encoding polysaccharide deacetylase family protein, with protein MRFNWAPLRHALSALRTDGAPLRLWWRDDDAIEPGHALDRLADLSGEVGLPVGLAVIPSLAKPGLAEHLSARTELVPMVHGWAHANHASAGSKKAEFGQLRDRAERELGAALDRSRELFGGALLPVFVPPWNRIAPELEARLSPLGYVGISTFGPRTIAPEGLIRLNTHVDPVDWHGRRGLIDPQTLIARIAAILDDRRRGRTDPQEPLGYLTHHLIHDDPLWQFSRALLCELLDGGAQPLDPGHFTGDLE; from the coding sequence ATGCGGTTCAACTGGGCTCCCCTGCGACACGCGCTTTCCGCCCTGAGGACGGACGGCGCACCGCTAAGGCTTTGGTGGCGCGACGATGACGCCATCGAACCCGGCCACGCCCTCGACCGTCTTGCCGACCTGTCGGGTGAGGTCGGGCTGCCCGTCGGCCTCGCGGTGATCCCGTCCCTCGCGAAACCCGGGCTGGCCGAGCATCTCTCTGCGCGGACCGAACTGGTCCCGATGGTACATGGCTGGGCCCATGCCAATCACGCGTCTGCCGGGTCGAAGAAGGCTGAATTCGGACAGCTGCGCGACAGGGCCGAACGCGAACTCGGCGCGGCGCTCGACCGGTCTCGGGAGCTGTTCGGCGGCGCCCTGCTGCCTGTCTTCGTGCCGCCCTGGAACCGGATCGCACCGGAACTCGAAGCCCGCCTCTCCCCGCTCGGCTATGTGGGGATCTCGACCTTCGGCCCCCGCACGATCGCCCCGGAAGGGCTGATCCGCCTCAATACGCATGTCGATCCCGTAGACTGGCACGGCAGGCGCGGGCTGATCGACCCGCAAACCCTGATCGCGCGCATCGCCGCGATTCTCGACGATCGCCGCCGGGGCCGCACCGACCCGCAAGAGCCGCTTGGCTATCTGACACACCACCTGATCCACGACGATCCGCTCTGGCAGTTTTCGCGCGCGCTGCTGTGCGAACTGCTCGACGGCGGGGCGCAGCCGCTGGATCCAGGACACTTCACCGGAGACCTTGAATGA
- a CDS encoding glycosyltransferase family 4 protein: protein MTATTPTLAVLVKGWPRLSETFIAQELVALEEAGIAFHIWSLRHPTDTKTHPLHDRLQARVFYLPEYLHDEPMRVLKGWRHARGLPGYPDALRSFRADLARDRTRNRVRRFGQACVLARELPGDMRALYAHFLHTPSSVARYVAILRGLPWSFSAHAKDIWTSPEWELREKLSPDTRGAAFGATCTAFGAAHLRGLADSPQRVELVYHGLDLSRFPDPPDRQARQAGGPLRLLSVGRMVEKKGFDRLIEALALLPATLDWHWEQIGGGTLAPRMKELAESHGLSHRITWRGACDQPEVIAAMRAADLFVLPSRIATDGDRDGLPNVLMEAASQKLPILATPVSAIPEFIEDGVHGLLSTDEPATLAEAIRRFAAQPSLGPRLAEAAHKRLVAEFGMAPGIARLQSRLNDLLDRPE, encoded by the coding sequence ATGACCGCGACGACCCCGACGCTCGCTGTCCTGGTCAAGGGTTGGCCACGGCTGTCCGAAACCTTCATCGCGCAGGAACTCGTCGCGCTCGAGGAGGCAGGGATCGCGTTCCACATCTGGTCCCTTCGCCACCCGACCGACACCAAGACCCATCCCCTTCACGACCGGTTGCAGGCCCGCGTTTTCTACCTTCCGGAATATCTGCACGACGAACCCATGCGGGTGCTGAAAGGCTGGCGCCACGCCCGCGGACTGCCGGGATACCCCGACGCCCTGCGCAGCTTCCGCGCCGATCTCGCCCGCGACCGCACGCGCAACCGGGTCCGGCGTTTCGGCCAGGCCTGCGTGCTCGCCCGCGAACTGCCCGGCGACATGCGCGCGCTATATGCGCATTTCCTGCACACGCCCTCGTCCGTCGCACGCTATGTCGCCATCCTGAGGGGGTTGCCCTGGTCCTTCTCGGCCCACGCCAAGGACATCTGGACGTCACCGGAATGGGAACTGCGCGAGAAACTCTCGCCCGACACCCGCGGAGCGGCTTTCGGCGCGACCTGCACGGCCTTCGGCGCGGCGCATCTGCGCGGACTTGCCGACAGCCCGCAACGCGTGGAGCTGGTCTATCACGGCCTGGACCTTTCGCGCTTTCCGGACCCTCCCGACCGGCAGGCCCGACAGGCGGGCGGCCCCCTGAGGCTGCTTTCGGTCGGGCGGATGGTCGAGAAGAAGGGCTTCGACCGGCTGATCGAGGCGCTTGCCCTGCTGCCCGCGACACTCGACTGGCATTGGGAGCAGATCGGCGGCGGCACGCTGGCCCCCCGGATGAAGGAATTGGCCGAGTCTCACGGTCTGAGCCATCGCATCACTTGGCGGGGCGCATGCGACCAGCCCGAAGTCATCGCCGCCATGCGCGCCGCGGATCTGTTCGTTTTGCCCTCGCGCATCGCGACCGACGGCGATCGCGACGGGCTGCCGAACGTGCTGATGGAGGCGGCCAGCCAGAAACTGCCGATCCTCGCGACCCCGGTCTCTGCGATACCCGAGTTCATCGAAGACGGCGTCCACGGCCTGCTTTCGACCGATGAACCCGCAACCCTGGCAGAGGCGATCCGTCGCTTCGCGGCCCAACCCTCTCTCGGCCCGCGTCTGGCGGAGGCGGCCCACAAGCGGCTCGTGGCGGAGTTCGGCATGGCCCCCGGCATCGCACGGCTGCAAAGCCGGCTGAACGACCTGCTGGATCGTCCCGAATGA
- a CDS encoding glycosyltransferase family 4 protein, with protein sequence MARALRLALEKTGRQVEIASELRTRDADGDPDRQDALFAAARAEIPALAERGRAAGWACWVTYHCYFKAPDLLGPSVSAALDIPYVLIEATRARKRLTGPWARFADASERACDAADLIFYFTERDGETLLARAPAGQRVRPLAPFLPVAHAPEPSRRDGPMLSVGMFRTGDKLASYRLIAETLGLMQSVHWRLDIAGDGPAAPEIRALMRPFGDRVRFLGELGPDALSEAYARAALLFWPGVNEAFGLSYLEAQAAGLPVVAQDRPGVRDVLAPGDHPSPEDGARALANRLDKLMASPGLRRSRGEAARAHVIRHHLIDTAADRLDAGLREVGA encoded by the coding sequence ATGGCCCGCGCTCTCAGGCTCGCGCTTGAGAAGACGGGCAGACAGGTCGAGATTGCCAGCGAACTGCGCACCCGGGACGCCGATGGAGACCCTGACCGGCAGGACGCGCTGTTCGCAGCTGCCAGAGCGGAAATCCCCGCGCTGGCCGAGAGAGGGCGCGCGGCCGGCTGGGCCTGCTGGGTGACCTATCATTGCTACTTCAAGGCGCCCGATCTTCTCGGACCTTCCGTCAGCGCCGCGCTGGACATACCCTATGTCCTGATCGAGGCGACCCGCGCCCGCAAGCGCCTGACAGGGCCCTGGGCCCGATTTGCGGACGCCTCCGAGCGCGCCTGCGATGCGGCGGACCTGATCTTCTACTTCACCGAACGCGACGGCGAGACGCTTCTGGCGCGCGCGCCGGCCGGCCAGCGCGTCCGGCCGCTGGCGCCGTTCCTTCCCGTCGCGCACGCGCCCGAGCCGTCCCGCCGCGACGGCCCGATGCTGAGCGTCGGAATGTTCCGCACCGGCGACAAGCTCGCGTCCTATCGCCTGATCGCCGAAACGCTCGGGCTCATGCAGAGCGTGCACTGGCGACTGGATATCGCGGGAGACGGTCCCGCAGCGCCCGAGATCAGGGCTTTGATGCGTCCCTTCGGGGATCGCGTGCGTTTTCTGGGTGAATTGGGCCCAGACGCGCTGAGCGAGGCCTACGCGCGCGCCGCGCTGCTGTTCTGGCCGGGCGTGAACGAGGCCTTCGGCCTGTCTTATCTCGAAGCGCAGGCCGCTGGGCTTCCGGTGGTGGCGCAGGACCGTCCTGGCGTGCGCGACGTGCTGGCACCGGGTGATCATCCCTCTCCCGAGGACGGGGCTCGCGCGCTTGCCAATCGGCTCGACAAGCTGATGGCCAGTCCCGGCCTGCGACGGTCGCGGGGCGAGGCGGCCCGGGCGCATGTGATCCGGCATCACCTCATCGACACTGCCGCGGACAGGCTCGACGCCGGACTGCGGGAGGTGGGCGCATGA
- a CDS encoding lipoprotein has protein sequence MRQILLTLGIVAALSACGGRKNASVPTTLFETGPIYSACLKLNKREASRERCGCVQAVADMSLSGGEQRKGAKLFKDPHRAQEVRQSDRSSDERFWLKWRAFGEQSERYCRAT, from the coding sequence ATGAGACAAATACTCCTCACCCTCGGCATCGTCGCAGCCTTGTCCGCGTGTGGCGGCAGGAAGAACGCGAGTGTGCCGACAACGCTTTTCGAGACCGGGCCGATCTACAGCGCCTGTCTCAAGCTGAACAAGCGCGAGGCGTCGCGGGAACGTTGCGGCTGCGTGCAGGCGGTCGCGGACATGTCCCTTAGCGGTGGAGAACAGCGCAAGGGGGCGAAGCTCTTCAAGGATCCGCACAGGGCGCAGGAGGTCCGGCAATCGGACCGCAGCTCGGACGAACGGTTCTGGCTGAAATGGCGCGCCTTCGGCGAACAGTCCGAGCGTTACTGCCGGGCGACCTGA